One Bacillus amyloliquefaciens DSM 7 = ATCC 23350 DNA window includes the following coding sequences:
- a CDS encoding GNAT family N-acetyltransferase, with the protein MQKTAVCTTREAWDRAADMYQAGLFQSYDWGILMEELPGTSFHPVRLTTDGGQVIYLPLFEQKGVLSGNMIGYGGVISDRPISFAWLQSEIKAIFGRNISRMLLPYGQTSFTEESGEAWTEKATQILTLPDTFDELWTGISGKARTAVRYAEKENTVTRLIGRKELGAFYELYKEHTAAIGAAYVLSEGFFQKLLDLFSDRMFWIGAYQEETLISSSIFLYDRSHFYYWQNVNSPAGKKAQASYLLMRDALQFAICRKLQWADFGYSHSKEIARPKRYWGAEEKQCRLFAKTE; encoded by the coding sequence ATGCAAAAAACAGCAGTATGCACGACCCGCGAGGCATGGGATCGAGCCGCTGACATGTATCAGGCGGGATTGTTTCAAAGCTATGATTGGGGAATTCTCATGGAAGAGCTTCCCGGCACGTCATTTCACCCTGTCAGACTGACAACGGACGGTGGACAAGTCATCTATCTTCCGCTTTTTGAACAGAAGGGCGTATTATCCGGCAATATGATCGGATACGGCGGCGTTATTTCAGACCGCCCCATCTCATTTGCATGGCTTCAAAGTGAAATCAAGGCCATATTCGGCCGGAACATATCCCGGATGCTGCTTCCGTACGGTCAGACTTCTTTTACAGAAGAAAGCGGAGAAGCGTGGACGGAGAAGGCGACACAGATCCTTACGCTTCCGGACACGTTTGACGAACTTTGGACGGGCATTTCCGGAAAAGCCCGGACGGCAGTCAGGTACGCTGAAAAAGAGAACACGGTCACCCGTCTGATCGGGCGAAAAGAACTTGGAGCGTTTTATGAACTCTACAAAGAACATACGGCGGCAATCGGCGCGGCTTATGTCCTGAGTGAAGGCTTTTTCCAAAAGCTGCTTGACCTATTTTCAGACCGGATGTTTTGGATAGGGGCATATCAGGAGGAAACACTGATCAGCAGCAGTATTTTTCTCTATGACCGCTCCCATTTCTATTATTGGCAGAATGTAAACAGCCCGGCGGGAAAAAAAGCGCAGGCCTCTTACTTATTGATGCGCGACGCCCTGCAATTCGCCATTTGCCGCAAGCTTCAATGGGCTGATTTTGGCTATTCACACAGTAAAGAAATCGCGAGACCGAAACGATATTGGGGAGCTGAAGAAAAACAATGCCGACTTTTTGCGAAAACGGAATGA
- a CDS encoding WbqC family protein, with product MPTFCENGMKTISGHQSSYLPWYGFFEKMYKSDLFAIHDTAQFEKKGFLNRNRIKTPQGPRWLTVPLQMKQYKDIELRNMKIDQTQDWQKKHWMAIKMNYAKAPYFERYQHFFQDVYQREWEYLHDLNMHIIEFFRKELRIETPMCYVSELECRKEKKSDFVLALCQELGADRYYSGSQGSDYLIESDFERNGIVIEYQQIRHFGYPQLFGEHIPHLSVLDMLMNCGADTAEMLVKGGQYDESNGICSASRR from the coding sequence ATGCCGACTTTTTGCGAAAACGGAATGAAAACAATAAGCGGCCATCAATCCAGTTATCTGCCATGGTACGGTTTTTTTGAAAAAATGTATAAGTCGGATCTGTTTGCCATTCATGACACAGCTCAATTTGAAAAAAAAGGATTTCTCAACCGCAACAGAATCAAAACGCCGCAAGGCCCCAGATGGCTGACGGTGCCTTTACAGATGAAACAGTATAAAGACATAGAGCTTCGGAACATGAAAATCGATCAGACACAGGATTGGCAGAAAAAACATTGGATGGCAATTAAAATGAATTATGCGAAAGCCCCCTATTTTGAGCGCTACCAGCATTTTTTTCAGGATGTCTATCAGCGGGAGTGGGAATATCTCCATGATCTGAATATGCACATTATTGAATTTTTCCGAAAAGAGCTCCGTATTGAAACGCCGATGTGTTATGTTTCAGAGCTTGAATGCCGGAAGGAGAAAAAAAGCGATTTTGTTTTAGCGCTTTGTCAGGAGCTTGGGGCGGATCGTTATTATTCAGGCAGTCAGGGTTCCGACTATTTAATAGAAAGCGATTTTGAAAGAAACGGTATTGTCATTGAGTATCAGCAGATCAGACATTTTGGCTATCCTCAATTATTCGGGGAGCATATCCCTCACCTCTCCGTGCTTGATATGCTGATGAACTGCGGTGCGGATACAGCTGAAATGTTAGTCAAAGGAGGGCAATATGATGAAAGTAATGGTATTTGCAGCGCATCCCGACGATGA